A genomic stretch from Candidatus Bathyarchaeota archaeon includes:
- a CDS encoding saccharopine dehydrogenase family protein: protein MKALILGCGNIGSVATQDFAESMSSVEVFVADKNMVRAKEVAKRIGKDNVAGIQLNASNYNELVHALETFDLVMGFLPGDLGYRLVKACVDAGKDLVDVSYMPENPLTLNDEAARANATIIPSCGLAPGISNILVGHAIRRLDETQTVHIMVGGLPATPVPPLGYTITFSVDSVIDEYTRKARIIKDSKVIDVEALTGLEEVEFPGVGRLEAFYTDGLKTLLHTVKDVEDMWEKTLRYPGHAKNIELLKTLGFFDEELIDVNGVSLSPRRLSARLLGQKLLMPGVKDIVAMKVEVSGVRSGRHVSYAYHLLDQYDERKGITAMARTTAYTASIIAQLILRKVIREKGVVPPERIGMSEEFFSTFLKELRKRGIKITESKAYA, encoded by the coding sequence ATGAAAGCGCTTATCTTAGGTTGCGGAAACATAGGTTCCGTTGCTACACAAGATTTTGCTGAAAGCATGAGTTCAGTTGAAGTTTTCGTGGCAGATAAAAACATGGTGAGAGCCAAGGAGGTTGCCAAGAGAATTGGCAAAGACAATGTTGCAGGGATTCAATTGAACGCGTCAAACTACAATGAATTGGTGCACGCTTTAGAAACTTTCGATTTGGTGATGGGGTTTTTGCCAGGAGACCTTGGCTATCGCTTAGTAAAAGCATGTGTTGACGCGGGAAAGGATTTAGTGGACGTTTCATATATGCCCGAGAACCCTTTAACATTGAACGACGAGGCTGCAAGAGCAAATGCGACTATAATCCCAAGTTGTGGTTTAGCGCCCGGCATTAGCAACATTCTTGTTGGACACGCCATAAGACGACTTGACGAAACTCAAACAGTGCACATAATGGTTGGTGGTCTACCAGCGACACCTGTGCCTCCTTTGGGCTACACTATCACATTTTCTGTTGACAGCGTTATTGACGAGTATACAAGAAAAGCGAGAATAATCAAAGATTCTAAGGTAATTGATGTTGAAGCTTTAACCGGGTTAGAAGAAGTTGAGTTTCCAGGTGTTGGGAGACTTGAAGCCTTCTATACGGACGGGCTTAAAACCTTACTACACACGGTAAAAGATGTGGAGGATATGTGGGAGAAAACGCTTCGATACCCGGGACACGCAAAGAATATAGAGTTGCTTAAGACTTTAGGGTTTTTCGATGAAGAACTAATCGATGTTAATGGTGTGAGTCTTTCACCGAGAAGGCTGAGCGCGAGACTTCTTGGGCAGAAACTCCTGATGCCCGGAGTAAAAGATATCGTGGCAATGAAAGTTGAGGTTTCAGGAGTCAGAAGTGGCAGGCACGTTAGTTACGCTTATCATCTTTTAGATCAATATGATGAAAGAAAAGGAATAACAGCCATGGCAAGAACCACTGCTTATACAGCATCAATCATTGCGCAGTTAATTCTAAGAAAAGTCATAAGAGAAAAAGGCGTTGTTCCTCCTGAAAGAATCGGTATGAGCGAAGAGTTCTTCTCTACGTTCTTAAAGGAGTTGAGGAAGCGGGGAATAAAAATCACAGAGAGCAAAGCATATGCCTAG
- a CDS encoding GNAT family N-acetyltransferase, which translates to MNMQIVDADKNDVEGLIEIYSLPHLYHNREEARWFVKSFFDYHHIKIVKHKERIIGVLFWNVVEEKHHGLVEVRDFWIDESFRRRGLGERFLRMVIKDIKRFFAKDNSTLRKVIVTTGSDNIPAKRLYEKVGFQKAAAIADLFALGETELFYVLTLNP; encoded by the coding sequence AAGGTTTGATAGAGATCTATAGTTTACCACATCTGTACCATAATAGAGAAGAAGCTAGATGGTTTGTAAAATCTTTCTTTGATTATCACCACATAAAAATCGTGAAGCATAAGGAAAGAATAATAGGTGTATTATTCTGGAACGTTGTCGAAGAGAAACATCATGGATTAGTCGAGGTTCGTGATTTCTGGATCGATGAGAGTTTTAGAAGGAGAGGCCTAGGAGAAAGATTTCTTCGAATGGTTATTAAGGACATAAAGCGATTTTTTGCCAAGGACAATTCTACGCTTCGGAAAGTCATAGTTACTACGGGCAGTGATAATATTCCAGCAAAGAGGCTCTATGAAAAAGTTGGCTTTCAAAAAGCTGCAGCTATAGCAGACTTATTCGCTCTAGGAGAGACTGAACTCTTTTATGTTTTGACACTTAACCCTTAA
- a CDS encoding class I SAM-dependent methyltransferase, translating into MKEKVREWYDTHAEYEWLRLFQDGYHQLEYLVTMHFLQKYLPKTGLVLDAGGGPGRYTIELAKKGYKVVLLDLSPKCLEIAKKEVKKAGVEDMVRAIVEGSITDLSRFGNELFDAVLCLGGPLSHLLERSERERATSELARVAKKKAPLFISVFNRYGVFSVVLSAHPEDLTDSFYKEMFTEGIHRVHTRFGSFPDAYFFLPNELKELLENNGLQTITLASCEGLSAHLEEATNELHGNREKWRRWLKILLQTCTDHSLIGIGNHLLYVGRKESINDL; encoded by the coding sequence ATGAAAGAAAAGGTTCGAGAATGGTATGATACTCATGCTGAGTATGAATGGCTAAGGCTTTTCCAGGATGGCTACCATCAGCTTGAATATCTTGTGACAATGCATTTTCTACAGAAGTATCTTCCAAAGACTGGCTTGGTTTTGGACGCTGGAGGTGGACCTGGGCGATACACAATTGAACTAGCCAAAAAAGGCTACAAGGTCGTTCTTTTGGACTTGTCGCCAAAATGCCTTGAAATCGCGAAAAAGGAAGTAAAAAAAGCTGGTGTGGAAGATATGGTTAGGGCGATTGTGGAAGGGTCCATCACCGATCTGTCGAGATTTGGAAATGAGCTTTTCGATGCTGTGCTCTGTCTCGGGGGACCGTTATCTCATCTTCTTGAAAGGTCAGAAAGAGAGCGAGCGACAAGCGAGCTTGCGCGAGTGGCAAAGAAAAAAGCACCCCTATTCATCTCAGTATTCAATCGATATGGCGTGTTTAGTGTCGTCTTGTCTGCTCATCCAGAAGATTTGACTGACTCGTTTTATAAGGAAATGTTCACAGAAGGGATCCATAGGGTTCATACGCGATTTGGATCATTCCCGGACGCTTATTTCTTCCTTCCAAACGAATTAAAAGAGTTGCTGGAGAACAACGGATTACAAACTATCACGTTGGCGTCATGTGAGGGATTATCAGCGCATCTAGAAGAAGCCACAAACGAGCTTCACGGAAATAGAGAAAAGTGGAGACGATGGTTGAAGATTCTTTTGCAGACGTGCACTGACCACTCTCTAATCGGTATTGGAAACCATCTTCTTTATGTTGGACGAAAAGAAAGCATAAATGACCTCTAA
- a CDS encoding Lrp/AsnC family transcriptional regulator: protein MLFNIMKNIKPKLIRLFKEGYCTPQIARIARKINEPSTTIHYNIKKLENEGAIRTYKAVFDYKKIDEGFCAYMLIALSPAEYITPEKMARNLAKHKEVESADLVAGDWELIIKIRTKDQDEYYDFIRDVVSKEEGLQKSKSMISLKQIKTEFVSL, encoded by the coding sequence ATGTTGTTCAATATCATGAAGAACATAAAACCCAAACTAATCAGACTGTTCAAAGAAGGCTACTGCACTCCACAAATAGCAAGAATAGCCAGAAAAATAAACGAACCTTCCACTACTATTCACTACAACATCAAGAAGCTGGAAAATGAAGGGGCAATAAGAACTTACAAAGCTGTCTTTGACTACAAGAAAATCGATGAAGGATTTTGCGCATATATGCTCATCGCTTTATCCCCTGCTGAATATATTACTCCTGAAAAAATGGCAAGGAATCTAGCTAAACACAAGGAAGTTGAAAGTGCAGACCTTGTGGCTGGAGATTGGGAGTTGATCATAAAAATTAGAACAAAAGATCAAGATGAGTATTATGACTTCATTAGAGACGTTGTTTCCAAAGAAGAAGGCCTTCAGAAGAGTAAGTCCATGATTTCGCTAAAACAAATCAAAACAGAGTTTGTCTCATTGTAA
- a CDS encoding nitroreductase, which yields MLRSRELRLDVFEAIQKRKSVRSYKPTPVPVDKLKKILEAARLAPSAGNTQPWHFIVVTDPDKRRKIARGCRFGRFLAESPVVIVGCGNQRASPRWYAIDTCIAMENLVLAATGEGFGTCWIGFFNEKEIREMLKIPGRLEVVALLALGYPREKLDISAKLAHLIRPRKKLRKIVHVEEYGKKFPDSS from the coding sequence ATGTTAAGGTCGAGGGAATTAAGGTTGGATGTTTTCGAGGCTATTCAAAAAAGGAAATCAGTTAGGTCATATAAGCCTACACCAGTTCCGGTTGATAAACTGAAGAAGATCTTGGAGGCGGCTAGACTAGCTCCTTCAGCAGGGAACACTCAGCCTTGGCACTTTATCGTAGTCACAGATCCAGATAAGAGAAGAAAGATCGCTAGGGGATGTAGATTTGGTCGTTTTTTGGCAGAGTCACCTGTGGTTATTGTTGGATGCGGCAATCAGAGGGCTTCCCCGCGTTGGTATGCCATTGATACATGCATTGCCATGGAGAACCTCGTGTTAGCCGCCACTGGCGAAGGATTTGGAACATGCTGGATAGGTTTCTTTAATGAAAAAGAGATTAGAGAAATGTTGAAAATACCTGGCCGTCTGGAGGTCGTGGCGCTATTGGCTTTAGGCTATCCAAGAGAGAAGCTGGATATCTCAGCTAAGCTGGCTCACTTGATAAGGCCTAGGAAGAAATTGAGGAAAATAGTCCACGTCGAAGAGTATGGCAAAAAGTTTCCGGATTCCTCATAA